In Streptomyces longhuiensis, the following proteins share a genomic window:
- a CDS encoding DUF6531 domain-containing protein encodes MGYTIPGWLDEILDFIGINFPNVDEDDYREMADAMREFAEKFEGHGGDAHKAFSRILSSSEGWAVDSMEKHWNQIKASHLEKLPELARLFADACDVLAEIIEWMKHKAEAELAIMAGSVGLSIGLAWVTGGLSAILGAAEIQAMRQVVKRIVDEAVDRIVDEVISKLTEPVNAKLEAMVEDMVLDLADGAFHMPPANGGAGGGHGGKGGMHLDSAGDANTGPDKVTRINHVEFEDGAGKVSRHGSDMHTAASDPLGRVKGAFGRSKGRDPFTKAFDSVLHGAIKGSEKALKKISTHITETVPERVKGASRTHKGKDHDVRDKVNAIEGGKKARGEGGDGQSGGYGGHGKNVRDRLKLASAQLAQQARSLKNKFTCGDPIDMATGQMILAQTDIDLPGVLPLALRRTHLSGYAAGRSFGPSWASTLDERLEEDESLGGLWWYREDGSALAYPRLPDLPGDWVDPAQGEPLPLAYVTRDSSYVLTVQDPHSGLIRHFERATAQGGVWWLACVEDRNGNAVTVERDEHDVPLTVTHSGGYRVQVDSDQSRVTALSMLTDNGPVRVRAFCYDHAGDLTEVRNAVDAPLHLGYDADHRITHWHDSNDTAYTYAYDEQHRVVATRGTDGILDARLIYGGPDADGATIATYTDSLGNVTVYRANRLGQIVAITDPLGHITTQTWDRHDRLLTRTDPLDRTTRWEYDDAGDLVQVTTPDGATTRIGYNELHLPVELIGPDGARIRQEFDTRGNRTAQVFPDGAALRFTHHPNGAVAQATDAAGGRVSALANLAGLPTEVTDASGATSRSRYDAFGRLVELVDPLGEFTTTWWDAEGRMLRRCAADGATQSWAWDGEGNCTSHTDPVGGITRYSYGPFDLPASRVAPDGATHTFRYDTEQRLTHVTNSLGLKWSYLYDAAGQLICETDFDGLTSRYAYDAAGQPVSRTNAAGTTVAYTFDAAGRLSSKNADGEHTQYHYDVASRMTRAVTRDHVLDFTYDSAGRLAAQAVDGARLRFTHDRAGRRRSRTTPSGTVTTWTQGADEGTARMSVSGRAIDFTYDAAGREVTRRIGEFATLTSSYNPAGRLVVQAVSAGLEQQLVHRRTYSHRADGQLTGIDDLHSGPRRFDLDAAGRVTAVRAANWSETYAYDVMGNQTAASWPTRHAGPDAIGERAYTGTRITRAGSVRYEHDALGRIVVRQKTRLSRKPDTWRYEWNADDQLSAVTTPEGTRWQYTYDGLGRRTTKLRMAADGRTVTERTTFTWDGATLCEQTVHSSGSPELITLTWDHDGRVPIAQTETKSLAAAPQDAIDQRFFAIVTDQIGTPTELVDEAGIIAWRNRATLWGATTWNKGATAYTPLRFPGQYYDPETGLHHNYFRHYDPESARYLTQDPLGLLPAPNPVAYVENPHSLSDPLGLKPCDETDVTWGDRVQYGDLGPHNRATSMHATITRDMLGGKTGPKVDPAGWESGKGYNRAHLLAAMIGGSNKDPRNFVTMHSYANSPVMRQVELQVRNAVRDNDEIIQYSVKPIYADGNAKIPLGVTIEAHGNKGFTMHPHGSDSGGTNSVTIWNRKH; translated from the coding sequence ATGGGTTACACGATTCCGGGCTGGCTGGACGAGATCCTGGACTTCATCGGGATCAATTTCCCGAACGTCGACGAGGACGACTACCGCGAAATGGCAGACGCCATGCGGGAGTTCGCGGAGAAGTTCGAGGGACACGGCGGCGACGCGCACAAGGCGTTCTCCCGGATCCTGTCCTCCTCCGAGGGCTGGGCCGTCGACTCCATGGAGAAGCACTGGAACCAGATCAAGGCCAGTCACCTGGAGAAGCTCCCTGAGCTGGCCCGGCTGTTCGCGGACGCCTGTGACGTCCTCGCCGAGATCATCGAGTGGATGAAGCACAAGGCCGAGGCCGAACTCGCCATCATGGCAGGCTCGGTGGGCCTGTCCATCGGGCTCGCCTGGGTGACGGGCGGTCTGTCGGCGATTCTCGGTGCGGCCGAGATCCAGGCGATGCGTCAGGTGGTCAAGCGGATCGTCGACGAAGCGGTCGACCGGATCGTCGACGAGGTGATCTCGAAGCTCACCGAGCCGGTCAATGCGAAGCTGGAGGCGATGGTCGAGGACATGGTCCTGGACCTGGCGGACGGCGCGTTCCACATGCCGCCGGCCAACGGTGGCGCCGGTGGCGGGCACGGCGGCAAGGGCGGAATGCATCTTGACTCGGCCGGCGATGCCAATACTGGCCCGGACAAGGTCACCCGTATCAATCACGTCGAGTTCGAGGACGGCGCGGGCAAGGTGTCCCGGCACGGCAGCGACATGCACACGGCTGCCTCCGACCCGCTGGGCCGGGTCAAGGGCGCGTTCGGCCGCAGCAAGGGCCGCGACCCCTTCACGAAGGCCTTCGACAGCGTGCTGCACGGCGCGATCAAGGGCTCGGAGAAGGCCCTGAAGAAGATCAGCACGCACATCACCGAGACCGTTCCGGAGCGGGTCAAGGGCGCGTCCCGGACCCACAAGGGCAAGGACCACGACGTCCGCGACAAGGTCAATGCCATCGAGGGCGGGAAGAAGGCCCGCGGTGAGGGCGGCGACGGTCAGTCGGGCGGGTATGGCGGCCACGGCAAGAACGTGCGCGACAGACTGAAGTTGGCCTCCGCCCAACTGGCCCAGCAAGCACGGTCGTTGAAGAACAAGTTCACCTGCGGCGACCCGATCGACATGGCCACCGGACAGATGATCCTCGCCCAGACCGACATTGACCTGCCCGGTGTGCTGCCCTTGGCTCTGCGCCGCACGCATCTGTCCGGCTACGCCGCGGGACGCTCCTTTGGTCCGTCATGGGCCTCCACACTCGACGAACGTCTTGAAGAGGATGAGTCGTTGGGCGGATTGTGGTGGTATCGGGAGGATGGCTCCGCGCTTGCTTATCCGCGCCTGCCCGACCTGCCTGGTGACTGGGTGGATCCGGCCCAGGGAGAGCCTCTGCCGCTCGCCTACGTGACGCGCGACAGCAGCTACGTTTTGACCGTGCAGGACCCGCACTCCGGGCTGATCCGGCACTTCGAACGCGCCACGGCGCAGGGCGGTGTGTGGTGGCTGGCTTGTGTTGAGGACCGTAACGGCAACGCGGTCACTGTGGAGCGCGACGAGCACGACGTCCCCCTGACTGTCACCCACAGCGGCGGCTACCGTGTGCAGGTCGACTCCGACCAGTCTCGCGTCACCGCCCTGTCGATGCTCACCGATAACGGGCCGGTTCGCGTACGGGCCTTTTGCTACGACCACGCGGGGGATCTCACTGAGGTCCGCAACGCTGTCGACGCGCCCCTGCACCTGGGCTACGACGCGGACCATCGAATAACCCACTGGCACGACAGCAATGACACCGCGTACACGTATGCGTACGACGAGCAGCACCGAGTCGTCGCCACCCGGGGTACAGACGGAATCCTGGACGCTCGCCTCATCTACGGGGGCCCTGACGCGGACGGCGCCACCATCGCCACGTATACCGACTCCCTCGGTAATGTCACGGTCTACCGCGCCAACCGGCTCGGCCAGATCGTCGCGATCACCGACCCGCTCGGCCACATCACCACCCAGACCTGGGACCGCCACGACCGTCTACTGACCCGCACCGACCCGCTCGATCGCACCACCCGCTGGGAGTATGACGACGCAGGCGACCTGGTGCAGGTCACCACACCCGACGGGGCGACGACCCGGATCGGCTACAACGAGCTGCACCTGCCGGTGGAACTGATCGGCCCCGACGGCGCCCGGATCCGCCAGGAGTTCGACACGCGCGGCAACCGAACCGCTCAGGTCTTCCCGGACGGCGCCGCGCTGCGTTTCACTCACCACCCCAACGGAGCTGTGGCGCAGGCCACCGACGCGGCCGGAGGCCGTGTGAGCGCCCTGGCGAATTTGGCCGGGCTGCCCACCGAGGTCACCGACGCGAGCGGCGCGACGAGCCGCTCCCGCTACGACGCGTTCGGCCGTCTCGTCGAACTCGTGGACCCGCTCGGGGAGTTCACCACGACGTGGTGGGACGCGGAAGGCCGGATGCTGCGCCGTTGCGCAGCCGACGGAGCCACCCAGTCGTGGGCCTGGGACGGCGAGGGCAACTGCACCAGCCACACCGATCCGGTCGGCGGCATCACACGCTACAGCTATGGTCCCTTTGACCTGCCGGCCTCGCGCGTTGCGCCCGACGGGGCAACGCACACCTTCCGCTACGACACCGAGCAGCGCCTCACCCACGTCACCAACTCGCTTGGCCTGAAATGGAGTTACCTCTACGACGCGGCCGGACAGCTGATCTGCGAGACCGACTTCGACGGCCTCACGTCCCGCTACGCCTATGACGCGGCGGGCCAGCCCGTCTCCCGCACGAACGCCGCGGGCACGACCGTCGCGTACACCTTCGACGCGGCCGGCCGGCTCAGCAGCAAAAACGCAGACGGCGAACACACGCAGTACCACTACGACGTGGCGTCCCGGATGACCCGCGCTGTCACCCGGGACCACGTCTTGGACTTCACGTACGACAGCGCGGGACGCCTCGCCGCGCAGGCCGTGGACGGCGCCAGGCTGCGGTTCACACACGACCGTGCCGGGCGCCGCCGCAGCCGGACCACCCCGTCCGGAACCGTCACCACTTGGACGCAGGGCGCGGACGAGGGCACCGCGCGCATGAGTGTGTCCGGGCGCGCCATCGACTTCACCTACGACGCTGCAGGGCGGGAAGTCACTCGCCGCATCGGCGAGTTCGCCACGTTGACCAGCAGCTACAATCCTGCGGGGCGGCTCGTGGTCCAGGCCGTGTCCGCGGGCCTCGAGCAGCAGCTCGTGCACCGCAGGACGTATTCCCACCGGGCCGACGGTCAGCTCACCGGCATCGACGACCTCCACTCGGGTCCCCGGCGCTTCGATCTCGACGCGGCCGGGCGGGTCACCGCGGTCCGCGCCGCGAACTGGAGCGAGACGTACGCCTATGACGTCATGGGGAACCAGACGGCGGCGTCCTGGCCCACCAGGCATGCGGGCCCCGACGCCATCGGCGAGCGTGCCTACACCGGCACCCGGATCACCCGCGCCGGGAGCGTGCGCTACGAGCACGACGCGCTCGGCCGCATCGTGGTGCGGCAGAAAACCCGGCTGTCCCGCAAGCCGGACACCTGGCGCTACGAGTGGAACGCCGACGACCAGCTCAGCGCCGTCACCACTCCGGAAGGCACCCGCTGGCAGTACACCTACGACGGACTGGGCCGGCGCACCACGAAGCTGCGCATGGCCGCCGACGGGAGGACCGTCACCGAGCGCACCACGTTCACCTGGGACGGTGCCACGCTGTGCGAGCAGACGGTGCACAGCAGCGGCTCGCCCGAGCTGATCACGCTCACGTGGGATCACGACGGCCGCGTCCCGATCGCCCAGACCGAAACCAAGTCACTCGCCGCTGCGCCCCAGGACGCCATCGACCAGCGGTTCTTCGCGATCGTCACCGACCAGATCGGCACCCCGACCGAGCTCGTGGACGAAGCGGGCATCATCGCCTGGCGCAACCGCGCCACGCTCTGGGGCGCCACCACCTGGAACAAGGGCGCCACCGCGTACACCCCGCTGCGGTTTCCCGGCCAGTACTACGACCCCGAGACGGGGCTGCACCACAACTACTTCCGCCATTACGACCCGGAATCCGCCCGCTACCTCACCCAGGACCCGCTAGGGCTGCTGCCTGCCCCCAACCCCGTCGCCTACGTCGAAAACCCGCATTCCCTCAGCGACCCGCTGGGCCTCAAACCGTGCGACGAAACCGACGTCACCTGGGGCGACCGGGTCCAGTACGGCGACCTCGGCCCCCACAACCGGGCCACCTCAATGCACGCCACCATCACCCGCGACATGCTGGGCGGGAAGACCGGCCCCAAAGTCGACCCGGCCGGCTGGGAGTCCGGTAAGGGCTACAACCGGGCGCATCTGCTCGCCGCAATGATCGGCGGATCCAACAAAGACCCGCGCAACTTCGTCACCATGCACAGCTACGCCAACTCGCCCGTGATGCGCCAAGTCGAACTCCAGGTCCGCAACGCGGTCCGCGACAACGACGAGATCATCCAGTACAGCGTGAAGCCCATCTACGCCGACGGTAATGCGAAGATTCCCCTCGGCGTGACCATCGAGGCCCACGGCAACAAGGGCTTCACCATGCACCCGCACGGCAGCGACAGCGGCGGGACCAACAGCGTCACCATCTGGAACCGCAAACACTGA